In Geotalea uraniireducens, the genomic window TTCGCCGCGGTCAGGTAACGATCCCCCGCCGACAGCCGTGACTGAACTCCTTGTCGTAGAGGAGCGACTTCGCCTTCAGCCCCTCGCGGCGGGCGCGGAGCACGTCACCGACCAGGATCACCGCCTGTTTGTCGATCGCCGCCGCCCGGACCGCCGCGGCGATGTCGGCCAGGGTTCCCTCCACCAGCTGTTCGTCAGGCCAGGACGCCCGGGCCACCACCGCCACCGGGGTATCCGGCGCATAGGCGCCGCGGAGGAGTTCCGCCACCACCGCCTCGATCATCGCCACCGACAGGTAGATGACCAGGGTAGCGCCGATGCCGGCGATGGCGGCCAGCTGTTCCCGCTCCGGCACCGGGGTCTTCCCCGCCAGCCGGGTGATGATCACCGTCTGGGAGACCTCCGGCAGGGTCAGCTCCTGCTTCAGGGCCGCCGCCGCGGCGAAGGCGCTGGTCACCCCCGGGACCACCCGGTAACCGATGCCGAGCCGGTCCAGCTCGGCCATCTGCTCCTGGATGGCACCGTAGATCGCCGGATCGCCGGTATGGAGGCGCACCACCGACCGGCCGTCGGCCACCGCCTGGGCCAGCACCGCCGTAGTCTCTTCCAGGGTCATCCCGGCCGAATCGTAGACCTCGGCCGCCGGCGCGTAGGTCCGCACCAGTTCCCGATCCACCAGGCTGCCGGCGAAGACCACCACCTCGGCCGCGGCGAGCAGCCGCGCCCCCTTGACGGTGATCAGTTCGGCATCGCCGGGGCCGGCGCCGATGAAATGAACGATAGACATACGTTACCTCGCTTCCTGCAGCCCGCCACCACGGCAGGCCGGCAACACCGCCAGTGAAGTCAGGCCCCTGTCCCCTCACCCTGCCGGACGATCAGCATCGACAGGTAGTCGAGTTCCCGCCCGACCAGCGAGGCGAGGTCAAAGACCACCTCTTCCTGCGCCGAGCCGACCCGGCGGACGAAGGCGGCCCGCTTTTCCAGCCCCAGTTCGACCAGCAGGGCGTAGAGCCGGTCGAACACCCGGCTGACCTTCATCAGCACCACGGTATCGAAGGCGGCGAAGGTCCGGCGCAGTTCGTCGTCCTCGTAGGTGGCGGGCAGGATGGCGATTCGCTCGCCGGCGATACCGAGCGGCAGCCCGGCCGCGGCCGCGGCGGCATTGATGCTGGAGATGCCGGGAACGATCTCGATCGGAATCTCCGGCCGTCGCGCACGGATGATCCGGTACAGGTAGAGAAAGGTGGAGTAGAGGCACGGGTCGCCGATGGTGATGAAGACCACGTCGCGGCCGGCATCGATCCGCGCCAGCACCTGGGCGGCGGCCTCTTCCCAGTACGCCTCCAGGGCCGCCCGCCCCTTCATCATCGGGAAGACCTGGACGAGGACTTCCTGGCGGGAACGGTCGAGCAGTTCCTCGACGATGGAAAGGGCATAACTGGCGGCATCGGCGGCGCCGGTAGGGGCGCAGACGACCGGTGCCCGGCGGATCAGCCGTTCGGCCTTGCGGGTCAACAGCTCCGGATCGCCGGGGCCGACGCCGACGGCATAAATGGTGGCAGGTTGAGAGGTCGGTTGCTGCGGCACGACGGAAGCTCCGGAATACAGGCGCGAACGGCCTGGAGAAAGCGGCGTGCCCGGCGGGCACGCCACGGTGACGGTGATTTCGGCAACGGCGGGGGACAGCCGGTGAAGCGGCTACTCTTCGCCCTTGCGGGCCGAGATGACGTAGACCGGGTTGAGCGATTCGAACATCTTGTACTCGGTCAGCCCGCGGGTCTTGGCGACGTTGATGCAGCTCACCTCGACGGTGTAGCCATGATCTTCGAGGAACTCCACCGCCTTGGTCAGGGTGTCGAGGGTGACGGCATTGAGGACGATCGCCCCTTCGGGTTTGAGCCGTTTATCGACCGCCTCGATGATCTCTTCGAGCATGCCGCCGGAGCCGCCGATGAAGACCCGGTCCGGGTCGGGGAGCTCCTCCAGCCCCTCGGGGGCGTAAGCCTCCACCAGCAGAACGTTGCGGGCGGCGAACTTCTTCAGGTTGTCGCGGATGAAGGTCAGGTACTGGGGATTCTTCTCCAGGGCGAAGATCCGGCCGTTGGGCATCAGGTTGCTCGCCTCGATGGAGACCGAGCCACTGCCGGCGCCGATATCCCACATCACCAGGTCGTCCTGGAGCTGCAGCTTGGCCAGGGTGACCGCCCGCACCTCCTGCTTGGTGATCAGTTTCTTCACCGAGGCGAACTCCTCGTCGTCGATGCCGATCACCGGGTACTGTTCCAAGGTCGGCTCCCAGGCCTTGATCAGGATCAGGATGTTGAGGGAAGACGCCTCGATCTCCAGCAGCCCCTTGACGTCGGTCTTGGTGAATTTCTCGTCGGCCATGCCGAGGTTCTCGCAGAGCCAGGCTTCGTACCCTTCGGCACCCCGCTCGATCAACTCCCGGGCGATGGCCGCCGGGCTGTTTTTCGCGTCGGTGAGGATCGCCACCTTCTCGGCGGCGACGATCCGGTCGACCGCCGCCTTCAGCCCCCGACCGTGAACCGAGACGAAAATGGCGTCGTCCCACGGCTCCTTGATCCGGGCGAAGGCGTACTGGACGCTGGTGACGTTGGGAAAGATCTCGATCCGCTCCTTGGGGAGGTTACGCAAGAGGAAGCGGGCGACGCCGAAGAAGTTGGGATCGCCGGAGCCAAGCACCACCGTCGCCTTGTCGGTCCCCTTGAGGAATTCGAGCATGATCGACAGGTCGCCGAGCTCCCGTTTCTCCCCCTTGAAGGCGGGGAAGATGTCCAGGTGGCGCTGGTGGCCGATCAGCACCTCCGCCTCGTTGATCACCTCCAGCGCCTTGGCGCCGAACCCTTCCCAGCCTTCGATCCCGGCGCCGACCAGGTAGATTTTCTGTTGTGGCATGGTCGCTCCTTGAGCAGTCTGTTGACGCAATCGCCCGACGTGGTGAATTTCAGCCGAAATATAGCATCGTTGAGTCGTAGTCCGCCAGCAAAACCTTGAGTTCGCCCCCCGGAGCCAACCGCTCCGCCGCCCGCCGTGCCCGCTCGCAGACGAGGGTGATCAGCTGCCGGTCCCGGCCCGACTCCTCGAGCAGCTGGCGGGCGGTGTTGGCCCGCTCGGCAAGCGCCACCAGCGCGGCCGCGCCGGTGGCGGCAAGCCAGCTGGCCAGTTCGCGCAGGTCGAGTTCGGCGGAAGAGACGTGGGTCTGCTCGTGGCCGCAGGCGATCTTCAGCAGCTTGGCGAACTGGCCGGCAAGGACGACCCGCGGCACCCCCTTGCCGAGGCAGGCCCGCAGAGCGTAGCCGACATGGTCCCCCATCATCACGAACGCCTCTTCGGGGAGCGGCGCCGTCCGCTCGAAAAATGCCTGCGCCGCCAGCTCGCTGGTCCGGCCGGTGGAGAGCACGACCGTCGAAGTCCCGCCGGCCAGGGCGACGTCGACGGCGCTGTCGATGGTGTCGGTCCAGGCCTGGGCGGAGATCGGCCGGACAATGCCGGTGGTGCCAAGGATCGACAGCCCGCCGAGAATCCCGAGCCGGGCGTTGAGGGTCTTTTGCGCCAGCTCCTCGCCGTTGGGGATGCTCACCGTCACATAGAGGACCTCCGGCAGGCAGACCACCGCGAACTCCTCCTTCACCGCCTCGGTGATCAGCCGCCGCGGCACCGGGTTGATCGCCGGCTCGCCAACCGGCACCGCCAGCCCCGGCTTGGTCACCCGGCCGACCCCCCGGCCGCCGAGGAGGAAGATCAGCGTCTTCCCGCCCGGTGGTCGCCGGGCCTCCCGCCGGACGGTAACGTGGATTTCGGCGCCGTTGGTAACGTCCGGATCGTCGCCGGCGTCCTTGACCACATGGCAGGACGCGCTCAGCCCGTCAAAGGTCTGGCCGGCCAGGGGAAAGGTCACTCGCTCGCCGCCGGGGAGGACGATCTCCGCCGCCTCCTGCCGCTGCTGGGTCCGAAGCATCCGCGCCGCCCCCCGGGCCGCGGCGGCGGCACAGGCGCCGGTGGTGTAGCCGTGGCGTAACGGCCGCTCGGTCATGGCAGCGCTACTCCAGCACCACCGGCAGCGGCGTCCCGGCGGCGAGGGCGGCCAGGGCCCGCTCCCGCAGTTCCCCTTTACCGAGTTCTTCCTTGCCGACGATCTCTTCGACCTCGAGCCGGACGACACCGGTGATCGCCAGCTTTTCCGGCGCATAGCTACCGTACCCCCCTTCGGGCTGGTACTTGCGCATCAGGCAGTCGAGCGCGAGGGCCTTTTCCCGCTCGGCCTCCACCAGCTGCGCCCGCCCCCGGAGAATGACGCTCCGGTAGAGGTACTCGGCCCGGCAGGGGTTGTCCGGTCCCCCTTTGACGTAGGCGATCGGCAGATCTACCTCGAAGCAGGCCCGGTCGTCATGACGGATGTCGTCGAGCTTCTCTCCCTCCAGGGCACAGTGAAAATAGATCCGCCCTTCGTGCCAGACGAAGTTGAGCGGTTTGACGTTCGGCCAGCCGTCCCGGCCGACCGTTCCCAGCCGCCCCACCGGGCAGCGGTTGAGCAGATCGAGGATCAAGGCGAAATCGGTGATCCGTTTG contains:
- the cobM gene encoding precorrin-4 C(11)-methyltransferase translates to MSIVHFIGAGPGDAELITVKGARLLAAAEVVVFAGSLVDRELVRTYAPAAEVYDSAGMTLEETTAVLAQAVADGRSVVRLHTGDPAIYGAIQEQMAELDRLGIGYRVVPGVTSAFAAAAALKQELTLPEVSQTVIITRLAGKTPVPEREQLAAIAGIGATLVIYLSVAMIEAVVAELLRGAYAPDTPVAVVARASWPDEQLVEGTLADIAAAVRAAAIDKQAVILVGDVLRARREGLKAKSLLYDKEFSHGCRRGIVT
- a CDS encoding cobalt-precorrin-5B (C(1))-methyltransferase, whose translation is MTERPLRHGYTTGACAAAAARGAARMLRTQQRQEAAEIVLPGGERVTFPLAGQTFDGLSASCHVVKDAGDDPDVTNGAEIHVTVRREARRPPGGKTLIFLLGGRGVGRVTKPGLAVPVGEPAINPVPRRLITEAVKEEFAVVCLPEVLYVTVSIPNGEELAQKTLNARLGILGGLSILGTTGIVRPISAQAWTDTIDSAVDVALAGGTSTVVLSTGRTSELAAQAFFERTAPLPEEAFVMMGDHVGYALRACLGKGVPRVVLAGQFAKLLKIACGHEQTHVSSAELDLRELASWLAATGAAALVALAERANTARQLLEESGRDRQLITLVCERARRAAERLAPGGELKVLLADYDSTMLYFG
- the cbiE gene encoding precorrin-6y C5,15-methyltransferase (decarboxylating) subunit CbiE, yielding MPQQKIYLVGAGIEGWEGFGAKALEVINEAEVLIGHQRHLDIFPAFKGEKRELGDLSIMLEFLKGTDKATVVLGSGDPNFFGVARFLLRNLPKERIEIFPNVTSVQYAFARIKEPWDDAIFVSVHGRGLKAAVDRIVAAEKVAILTDAKNSPAAIARELIERGAEGYEAWLCENLGMADEKFTKTDVKGLLEIEASSLNILILIKAWEPTLEQYPVIGIDDEEFASVKKLITKQEVRAVTLAKLQLQDDLVMWDIGAGSGSVSIEASNLMPNGRIFALEKNPQYLTFIRDNLKKFAARNVLLVEAYAPEGLEELPDPDRVFIGGSGGMLEEIIEAVDKRLKPEGAIVLNAVTLDTLTKAVEFLEDHGYTVEVSCINVAKTRGLTEYKMFESLNPVYVISARKGEE
- a CDS encoding pyridoxamine 5'-phosphate oxidase family protein, which codes for MRKAHKRITDFALILDLLNRCPVGRLGTVGRDGWPNVKPLNFVWHEGRIYFHCALEGEKLDDIRHDDRACFEVDLPIAYVKGGPDNPCRAEYLYRSVILRGRAQLVEAEREKALALDCLMRKYQPEGGYGSYAPEKLAITGVVRLEVEEIVGKEELGKGELRERALAALAAGTPLPVVLE
- the cobI gene encoding precorrin-2 C(20)-methyltransferase; translated protein: MPQQPTSQPATIYAVGVGPGDPELLTRKAERLIRRAPVVCAPTGAADAASYALSIVEELLDRSRQEVLVQVFPMMKGRAALEAYWEEAAAQVLARIDAGRDVVFITIGDPCLYSTFLYLYRIIRARRPEIPIEIVPGISSINAAAAAAGLPLGIAGERIAILPATYEDDELRRTFAAFDTVVLMKVSRVFDRLYALLVELGLEKRAAFVRRVGSAQEEVVFDLASLVGRELDYLSMLIVRQGEGTGA